The Cellulophaga sp. RHA19 genome includes the window CCGTCTCCAATCATTAAAATTACATTTTTAATTGGCTTTTTACTACCATCTAAAGCATAAGTAGGTTTGTAAACATTAGATGTAATTAAAGCTGTTGTAGTACGGTTTTTTAAAGTTTTTACATAGGTTACACATTTGTTAGGCATATCTGTATTAACAACGTCTACCCCCATTTCTACAAATGCTCTCCAAGCTGTTTTAGAATCTGGAGTTGCCCAAAAACGAAATGGTTTATTTAATTTTTTAGCAGCCACTATTGCTGCATTTACTTTAGCAAAATCATTGTGTGTTAACCTGCCTTTACCATTCCACTCAGTATATTTTTTAAAACTAGTACTAACCATTGCTACTTTTTCCCAGTCTTTATTATCTAGTGTATTACTAAGTTCTTGATGGTCAAAAGAAATATACTCAGGGTATGTGTGATATGTATTAGCTTTTGGTCTATTACCAGATATTAAAAACTCTACATTATTGTGAGCTATAACTTCTGGATATTTTTTTAGTACAGAGATTACTTTTTTTAAAGTCTTCTCTGCATGAGACTTAACATCTACCATTACTATTAGTCTAGATGTACTAAGTTGTTTGTTTTGTACCGCTTGTTGTAAAGGATTTAAATATAAACTTTGTAGTGTATTATTTTCTAAAATTTCATTTTCAGTATGTGCTATGTATAATTCATTGTTTTTTAGCCAAACATCTGCTTCTACAATATTGGCTCCGCTAGAAAAAGCATTCCAAAAAGATACATTTTGTAGATAATCATTATGAGAATGAATAAGAACTTGATTTTCTTTTTGAGCAAAAGAAATCATTGAAAAAAAACTTACGGCAAGTATGATACATTTTTTCTTAAATGTTAACATATAAGTATATTATAAAAAGGTGCTGCGCAATTACAGCACCCTTTCTTGTTAAAAAAAACTAATTGAAACTTTATTATTTTACCATCCTTTGTTTTGTGGTATTCCTGAAGATTCTATAACAGTATTTGGAATTGGCCATACATTCATAAAAGAAGCATCAAAATTTCTGGCAGGCCATACTATTTCTGATGTGTAAGGAGAATCAGGATTAGCTCTGTCTGCATAAATTCTACCATAAATTGGCTCTCCGTAAGTAGCTGCTGCATCTCCCCAACGAACCAAATCAAAATGTCTGTTAGCAAATTCACCTGCTAATTCTACTCTACGCTCGTGCTTAAGATCTTCCATAGTTGCGTTAGTTACTGGTGCTAAACCAGCTCTATCTCTAACCATATTTAAAGGAACATCTCCATTTTTACCGTCTGCAATTAACGCCTCTGCTTTCATTAACAACACCTCAGCGTAACGCATTAATGGTACATTGTAAATTGTAGTTGGGTTATCTCCATTCGTATTTACATACTCTCCTATTGGATCTTTAAATTGGAACTCATACATATACTTATTAAACTGAAATCCAGAGATTGAATTTTCAGACTGATACCTTCTATCTTCTCCAAAATATTTAAAGTCGTCTCCAAAATTTAAGATAGTAACACCTCTACGTACGTCTCCTGCTTCATACTCATTATACAACCCTTCTGACGGAGTGTAGTATCCCCAGCCGTTATATTTACCCCAACCTTTGTTTTCTAACATAACACCAGATAAAATACTACCACGATCTAAACCAGAATTAACAGACCAAATGTACTCGCTTGTCCAGTTGTTTATATGACTATGTAACTCTCTATAGTCTACTTCTGGATTATCTGTATCTATTAAAGCTCTACCAGAACCAGATGTTGCAATTGCATCTGCATACTTTACAACCTCTGCGTATCTAGAGGCATCATACGCTGCCCAATACAAATTAGTTTTTGCTAAATATCCTAAAGCGGCATCTTTGTGAGGACGACCGTAATCTTCTGCTCCGTACTCTGTAAACAATGGTAATAAATCCATCGCTTTTTTAAGATCTTCTTCAATTTGCTTGTAGTTTTCTACAACAGAAGCTGGTCTAGCGTAGCTACCACCGTCATCAAACATATTATCTACGGTAATAATTGGCACACCTCCGTTTACATCATCACCATAAGTATGAGCCACCCAAAAGTAACTAAAGGCACGCATAAAATAAGCTTCACCCAACACACGATTTTTTGTGCTTTCAGATATTTCCATTTCTGGTACGTTTAATAAAATATCATTAGCACGTCTAATTACCTTATAAGATTTAGAATAACAAGTAGACGTGTAACTACCCTCACTACCATCTATATTAAAATCTTTAATAACATCTGCTGTAGCTTTAATACGACCCGTAATCATATCATCTGATGCATTAATGTACCAGAAAAAACCTCTACCAAACATTTCTTGGTCAGACATTAATAAATACAAACCATTTGCTGCCTGTATAGCGTCAGAATCTGTTTTCCAAAAATTCTCGTTAGATACTTTTCCTATTGGCTCTAAATTTGTAAAATCTTCTGAGCAAGATGTTAAGCTTACCCCTAAAATAGCTATAGCTATTAATCCTATTTTTTTATATGTATTTTTCATTGTATTCTTTTTTTTAGCGTGATTATAATGACAGTAATAATCCTAATGTGAATGTTTTAGCTACAGGATATTTAGCTATATCTAGCCCCTTACCACCTACTTCTGGATCTAGACCAGAGTAGTTAGTAAATGTTACTAAGTTTTCTCCTGATATGTACATTCTTAATGATGATCCTTTAGATAAATTATCCATTACTTTTGAGCTAAAAGTGTACCCAAATGTTACGTTTTTAATACGTAAATATGATGCGTCTTCTAAATACCAGCTAGATGCTGTACCAAAGTTTTTATTATCATCTTTTGTAGAAATAATAGGAATATCTGAATCTGTATTTGTTGGTGACCAAGCATCTAAAACTCTATTGTCTAAGTTATAACCAGATAATGCAGCATTATAGGTTGTAAATTTATAGCCATTAAAAGCTTTTACTCCTGCTACACCTTGTAATATCACATTAAAATCGAACCCTTTATAGTCTAAATTAGCACCTAAATTATAAGTTACTTTAGGTTGGTAAGCATCATAATACTTACGATCCTCAGACCCTATTTTACCATCGTTATTGGTATCTTGAAACTTAAAATCTCCAGGTCTTGCATTAGGTTGTATTAAGTTACCATCTTTAGTATATGCATCTATTTCTGCTTGTGTATTAAATATACCCAATTGTGGTATTAAATATGGTGTATATAAAGCACCTCCAAACCTTGTTTGATAAGGTTTTAAAACACCTCTTACATTATCTCCATGGTAAAAAACTGTTTGCCCTACAGAACCATATCCATTTAAATTCTCTAACTTATTTTTAATAGAAGTTGCATTGGCATTAATACTATAGTTTAAGGCTCCATTTGTGTTTGTGTAAGTAGCAGAAACCTCTAAACCTGTATTTTTAATTTGCCCTCCATTTGTATTAGAAGGATCTATACCTTTGTTTGCATCTGTAAACCCAAGAATAATCATTCCTTTGGTAGATTTTTCGAAATAATCTACAGTTAAATTTAAACTATTGTTAAATAGTGATGCATCTAAACCAAAATCTAAAGACTCTGCTGTTTCCCATCTTAAATCTCTATTTGCTTCTCTTTTTACATAACTACCAACTGTATTAAAGTAATTTCCGTTTTCTCCCATTACTACATTACTACTAGCTATTGGAACATCAAAAGGATAATACCCATCTACAGATTTTATGTTTCCTATTTCTCCCCAAGATGCTCTAAATTTTAAATCGTTTATTGCATCTACATTAAAGAAAGACTCGTTAGATATTCTCCAACCTGCAGAAACAGAAGTAAAAGTATCTGACTGATTTTCTAATGCTAACCTAGAAGATTTATCTGTACGTAAACTACCAGAGATATAGTATTTATTATCATAATTATACATTAACCTACCTATTGCAGAAGTTAATGCTTCTTCATATGGATTATTACTTGGTTTATTTAGTAACTCTGCATTTTGTATGTATTGGTTAAATGGTTCTTCTGATGAAAAACCTGTACCACGCAAAGAAATATAGTCACCTTTTGTATTTTGTGCCGAATAAATTGCTGTTGCATTTAAGTTATGCTTACCAAAAGATTTGTTATAAGACAATTGATTGTCCCATATCCATTTATTAACAGTGCTATTACTTTGTGTTAATGAATTTTGGTTGTTACTACGTCCTAATTCTGGTACACGAGGGTAAAACTCTTTTGTTTTATTATCTCTATAAGAATAAGAGTAATTAGACTTAAATGATAAACCGTCTAACAAATCATACTTAAAATATACGTTTGCATTTATAAATGTACTTGGAGACTCCTTTGTTGGTCTTAACAATAAAGATAAAGGATTGTAAACATCTCCGTAAGCACCTGCAAACTGAGATAAACTTTCTGGTACAACACCAGCAAAACTACCATCCTCATAACGCG containing:
- a CDS encoding RagB/SusD family nutrient uptake outer membrane protein, with product MKNTYKKIGLIAIAILGVSLTSCSEDFTNLEPIGKVSNENFWKTDSDAIQAANGLYLLMSDQEMFGRGFFWYINASDDMITGRIKATADVIKDFNIDGSEGSYTSTCYSKSYKVIRRANDILLNVPEMEISESTKNRVLGEAYFMRAFSYFWVAHTYGDDVNGGVPIITVDNMFDDGGSYARPASVVENYKQIEEDLKKAMDLLPLFTEYGAEDYGRPHKDAALGYLAKTNLYWAAYDASRYAEVVKYADAIATSGSGRALIDTDNPEVDYRELHSHINNWTSEYIWSVNSGLDRGSILSGVMLENKGWGKYNGWGYYTPSEGLYNEYEAGDVRRGVTILNFGDDFKYFGEDRRYQSENSISGFQFNKYMYEFQFKDPIGEYVNTNGDNPTTIYNVPLMRYAEVLLMKAEALIADGKNGDVPLNMVRDRAGLAPVTNATMEDLKHERRVELAGEFANRHFDLVRWGDAAATYGEPIYGRIYADRANPDSPYTSEIVWPARNFDASFMNVWPIPNTVIESSGIPQNKGW
- a CDS encoding SusC/RagA family TonB-linked outer membrane protein — encoded protein: MKKIYFFLTLSLGCLSTMLAQVTVKGTVVSNNDGLPISGAAVTIKGKTTTGTATDFDGNFTLELKEENGVLVISSLGFASKEIAYSGNQTVSVGLDEATNSLEEVVLIGYGSTKKGDLTSAIGTAANVGTITSRPVGNYKEFLQGNIAGVTVLSSGGDPTSTASIKIRGIGSFNSESPLVVVDGMPYNGPEINPNDIASISVLKDAASAAIYGAQAASGVIVIETKKGKTGKPRLNINYYTGIKTASNLPTPLTAKQQSEVYNLAADNAGTPRQSAHDAAQNPYGQVNRTNWIDAIFRDATVNNLNIDLSGAGEKFNYYTSFAFRDREGVLEGTSSQNYSLRLKSDYNITDKITVGENIYFSRDEAYGTNTDNPYSGTIINAIYMPSASPTRYEDGSFAGVVPESLSQFAGAYGDVYNPLSLLLRPTKESPSTFINANVYFKYDLLDGLSFKSNYSYSYRDNKTKEFYPRVPELGRSNNQNSLTQSNSTVNKWIWDNQLSYNKSFGKHNLNATAIYSAQNTKGDYISLRGTGFSSEEPFNQYIQNAELLNKPSNNPYEEALTSAIGRLMYNYDNKYYISGSLRTDKSSRLALENQSDTFTSVSAGWRISNESFFNVDAINDLKFRASWGEIGNIKSVDGYYPFDVPIASSNVVMGENGNYFNTVGSYVKREANRDLRWETAESLDFGLDASLFNNSLNLTVDYFEKSTKGMIILGFTDANKGIDPSNTNGGQIKNTGLEVSATYTNTNGALNYSINANATSIKNKLENLNGYGSVGQTVFYHGDNVRGVLKPYQTRFGGALYTPYLIPQLGIFNTQAEIDAYTKDGNLIQPNARPGDFKFQDTNNDGKIGSEDRKYYDAYQPKVTYNLGANLDYKGFDFNVILQGVAGVKAFNGYKFTTYNAALSGYNLDNRVLDAWSPTNTDSDIPIISTKDDNKNFGTASSWYLEDASYLRIKNVTFGYTFSSKVMDNLSKGSSLRMYISGENLVTFTNYSGLDPEVGGKGLDIAKYPVAKTFTLGLLLSL